One segment of Accipiter gentilis chromosome 26, bAccGen1.1, whole genome shotgun sequence DNA contains the following:
- the LOC126050852 gene encoding core histone macro-H2A.1 isoform X5 — MWKTFLSQLLIGCKMKVLPECTEILELAGNAARDNKKGRVTPRHILLAVANDEELNQLLKGVTIASGGVLPNIHPELLAKKRGSKGKLEAIITPPPAKKAKSPSQKKTVSKKTGGKKGARKSKKKQGEVSKSASADSTTEGTPADGFTVLSTKSLFLGQKLNLIHSEISNLAGFEVEAIINPTNADIDLKDDLGSTLEKKGGKEFVEAVIELRKKNGPLDIAGAVVSAGHGLPAKFVIHCNSPGWGSDKCEELLEKTVKNCLALADEKKLKSIAFPSIGSGRNGFPKQTAAQLILKAISSYFVSTMSSSIKTVYFVLFDSESIGIYVQEMAKLDAN, encoded by the exons ATGTGGAAAACTTTCTTAAGCCAGCTGCTGATTGGCTGCAAAATGAAAGTCCTTCCTGAATGCA CGGAAATTCTTGAATTGGCTGGAAATGCAGCAAGGGACAACAAGAAGGGTCGAGTCACTCCTAGACACATCCTGTTGGCTGTAGCAAATGATGAAGAATTAAatcag ctattGAAAGGGGTCACCATAGCCAGTGGCGGAGTGTTACCCAATATTCATCCAGAGCTGTTGGCAAAGAAGAGGGGAtcaaaaggaaaactggaagCCATCATTACTCCACCTCCAGCAAAGAAGGCAAAGTCTCcatcacagaaaaaaactgtATCGAAGAAAACAGGCGGCAAGAAAGGGGCAAGGAAATCCAAG AAGAAGCAGGGAGAAGTGAGCAAATCAGCCAGTGCTGACAGTACAACAGAGGGAACTCCTGCAGATGGTTTCACAGTCCTGTCCACCAAAAGTCTGTTTCTTGGCCAGAAG ctgaacCTTATTCACAGTGAAATCAGTAATTTAGCCGGCTTCGAGGTGGAGGCCATTATCAATCCTACCAATGCTGACATTGACCTTAAAGATGACCTAG GGAGCACTTTGGAAAAGAAAGGCGGCAAGGAGTTTGTGGAAGCTGTCATTGAGCTTCGCAAAAAGAACGGGCCGTTGGACATAGCTGGAG CTGTTGTCAGTGCTGGCCATGGATTGCCTGCGAAATTTGTGATCCACTGTAATAGCCCAGGTTGGGGCTCAGACAAatgtgaggagctgctggaaaaGACAGTGAAGAACTGCTTGGCTCTGGCTgatgaaaagaagctgaaatcaaTTGCATTTCCTTCAATTGGCAGTGGCAG AAATGGCTTCCCAAAGCAAACAGCTGCTCAGCTGATCCTGAAAGCCATCTCCAGCTATTTTGTGTCAACAATGTCCTCTTCAATCAAGACGGTGTACTTCGTGCTCTTTGACAGCGAGAGTATAGGGATATATGTGCAGGAAATGGCCAAACTAGATGCCAACTAA
- the LOC126050852 gene encoding core histone macro-H2A.1 isoform X1, protein MSSRGGKKKSTKTSRSAKAGVIFPVGRMLRYIKKGHPKYRIGVGAPVYMAAVLEYLTAEILELAGNAARDNKKGRVTPRHILLAVANDEELNQLLKGVTIASGGVLPNIHPELLAKKRGSKGKLEAIITPPPAKKAKSPSQKKTVSKKTGGKKGARKSKKKQGEVSKSASADSTTEGTPADGFTVLSTKSLFLGQKLNLIHSEISNLAGFEVEAIINPTNADIDLKDDLGSTLEKKGGKEFVEAVIELRKKNGPLDIAGAVVSAGHGLPAKFVIHCNSPGWGSDKCEELLEKTVKNCLALADEKKLKSIAFPSIGSGRNGFPKQTAAQLILKAISSYFVSTMSSSIKTVYFVLFDSESIGIYVQEMAKLDAN, encoded by the exons ATGTCCAGCAGGGGTGGAAAGAAGAAGTCAACCAAGACTTCCCGCTCCGCAAAGGCTGGGGTCATATTCCCTGTTGGAAGAATGCTACGTTACATTAAGAAAGGCCACCCGAAGTACAGAATTGGTGTTGGTGCTCCAGTGTACATGGCTGCTGTACTGGAATATCTGACTG CGGAAATTCTTGAATTGGCTGGAAATGCAGCAAGGGACAACAAGAAGGGTCGAGTCACTCCTAGACACATCCTGTTGGCTGTAGCAAATGATGAAGAATTAAatcag ctattGAAAGGGGTCACCATAGCCAGTGGCGGAGTGTTACCCAATATTCATCCAGAGCTGTTGGCAAAGAAGAGGGGAtcaaaaggaaaactggaagCCATCATTACTCCACCTCCAGCAAAGAAGGCAAAGTCTCcatcacagaaaaaaactgtATCGAAGAAAACAGGCGGCAAGAAAGGGGCAAGGAAATCCAAG AAGAAGCAGGGAGAAGTGAGCAAATCAGCCAGTGCTGACAGTACAACAGAGGGAACTCCTGCAGATGGTTTCACAGTCCTGTCCACCAAAAGTCTGTTTCTTGGCCAGAAG ctgaacCTTATTCACAGTGAAATCAGTAATTTAGCCGGCTTCGAGGTGGAGGCCATTATCAATCCTACCAATGCTGACATTGACCTTAAAGATGACCTAG GGAGCACTTTGGAAAAGAAAGGCGGCAAGGAGTTTGTGGAAGCTGTCATTGAGCTTCGCAAAAAGAACGGGCCGTTGGACATAGCTGGAG CTGTTGTCAGTGCTGGCCATGGATTGCCTGCGAAATTTGTGATCCACTGTAATAGCCCAGGTTGGGGCTCAGACAAatgtgaggagctgctggaaaaGACAGTGAAGAACTGCTTGGCTCTGGCTgatgaaaagaagctgaaatcaaTTGCATTTCCTTCAATTGGCAGTGGCAG AAATGGCTTCCCAAAGCAAACAGCTGCTCAGCTGATCCTGAAAGCCATCTCCAGCTATTTTGTGTCAACAATGTCCTCTTCAATCAAGACGGTGTACTTCGTGCTCTTTGACAGCGAGAGTATAGGGATATATGTGCAGGAAATGGCCAAACTAGATGCCAACTAA
- the LOC126050852 gene encoding core histone macro-H2A.1 isoform X6, protein MSSRGGKKKSTKTSRSAKAGVIFPVGRMLRYIKKGHPKYRIGVGAPVYMAAVLEYLTAEILELAGNAARDNKKGRVTPRHILLAVANDEELNQLLKGVTIASGGVLPNIHPELLAKKRGSKGKLEAIITPPPAKKAKSPSQKKTVSKKTGGKKGARKSKKKQGEVSKSASADSTTEGTPADGFTVLSTKSLFLGQKLLSVLAMDCLRNL, encoded by the exons ATGTCCAGCAGGGGTGGAAAGAAGAAGTCAACCAAGACTTCCCGCTCCGCAAAGGCTGGGGTCATATTCCCTGTTGGAAGAATGCTACGTTACATTAAGAAAGGCCACCCGAAGTACAGAATTGGTGTTGGTGCTCCAGTGTACATGGCTGCTGTACTGGAATATCTGACTG CGGAAATTCTTGAATTGGCTGGAAATGCAGCAAGGGACAACAAGAAGGGTCGAGTCACTCCTAGACACATCCTGTTGGCTGTAGCAAATGATGAAGAATTAAatcag ctattGAAAGGGGTCACCATAGCCAGTGGCGGAGTGTTACCCAATATTCATCCAGAGCTGTTGGCAAAGAAGAGGGGAtcaaaaggaaaactggaagCCATCATTACTCCACCTCCAGCAAAGAAGGCAAAGTCTCcatcacagaaaaaaactgtATCGAAGAAAACAGGCGGCAAGAAAGGGGCAAGGAAATCCAAG AAGAAGCAGGGAGAAGTGAGCAAATCAGCCAGTGCTGACAGTACAACAGAGGGAACTCCTGCAGATGGTTTCACAGTCCTGTCCACCAAAAGTCTGTTTCTTGGCCAGAAG CTGTTGTCAGTGCTGGCCATGGATTGCCTGCGAAATTTGTGA
- the LOC126050852 gene encoding core histone macro-H2A.1 isoform X3: protein MSSRGGKKKSTKTSRSAKAGVIFPVGRMLRYIKKGHPKYRIGVGAPVYMAAVLEYLTAEILELAGNAARDNKKGRVTPRHILLAVANDEELNQLLKGVTIASGGVLPNIHPELLAKKRGSKGKLEAIITPPPAKKAKSPSQKKTVSKKTGGKKGARKSKKKQGEVSKSASADSTTEGTPADGFTVLSTKSLFLGQKLQVVQADIATIDSDAVVHPTNSDFYTGGEVGSTLEKKGGKEFVEAVIELRKKNGPLDIAGAVVSAGHGLPAKFVIHCNSPGWGSDKCEELLEKTVKNCLALADEKKLKSIAFPSIGSGRNGFPKQTAAQLILKAISSYFVSTMSSSIKTVYFVLFDSESIGIYVQEMAKLDAN from the exons ATGTCCAGCAGGGGTGGAAAGAAGAAGTCAACCAAGACTTCCCGCTCCGCAAAGGCTGGGGTCATATTCCCTGTTGGAAGAATGCTACGTTACATTAAGAAAGGCCACCCGAAGTACAGAATTGGTGTTGGTGCTCCAGTGTACATGGCTGCTGTACTGGAATATCTGACTG CGGAAATTCTTGAATTGGCTGGAAATGCAGCAAGGGACAACAAGAAGGGTCGAGTCACTCCTAGACACATCCTGTTGGCTGTAGCAAATGATGAAGAATTAAatcag ctattGAAAGGGGTCACCATAGCCAGTGGCGGAGTGTTACCCAATATTCATCCAGAGCTGTTGGCAAAGAAGAGGGGAtcaaaaggaaaactggaagCCATCATTACTCCACCTCCAGCAAAGAAGGCAAAGTCTCcatcacagaaaaaaactgtATCGAAGAAAACAGGCGGCAAGAAAGGGGCAAGGAAATCCAAG AAGAAGCAGGGAGAAGTGAGCAAATCAGCCAGTGCTGACAGTACAACAGAGGGAACTCCTGCAGATGGTTTCACAGTCCTGTCCACCAAAAGTCTGTTTCTTGGCCAGAAG TTGCAAGTTGTACAGGCTGACATTGCCACGATCGACAGTGATGCTGTCGTTCACCCGACAAACTCTGACTTCTACACCGGTGGTGAAGTAG GGAGCACTTTGGAAAAGAAAGGCGGCAAGGAGTTTGTGGAAGCTGTCATTGAGCTTCGCAAAAAGAACGGGCCGTTGGACATAGCTGGAG CTGTTGTCAGTGCTGGCCATGGATTGCCTGCGAAATTTGTGATCCACTGTAATAGCCCAGGTTGGGGCTCAGACAAatgtgaggagctgctggaaaaGACAGTGAAGAACTGCTTGGCTCTGGCTgatgaaaagaagctgaaatcaaTTGCATTTCCTTCAATTGGCAGTGGCAG AAATGGCTTCCCAAAGCAAACAGCTGCTCAGCTGATCCTGAAAGCCATCTCCAGCTATTTTGTGTCAACAATGTCCTCTTCAATCAAGACGGTGTACTTCGTGCTCTTTGACAGCGAGAGTATAGGGATATATGTGCAGGAAATGGCCAAACTAGATGCCAACTAA
- the LOC126050852 gene encoding core histone macro-H2A.1 isoform X2, with protein MSSRGGKKKSTKTSRSAKAGVIFPVGRMLRYIKKGHPKYRIGVGAPVYMAAVLEYLTAEILELAGNAARDNKKGRVTPRHILLAVANDEELNQLLKGVTIASGGVLPNIHPELLAKKRGSKGKLEAIITPPPAKKAKSPSQKKTVSKKTGGKKGARKSKKQGEVSKSASADSTTEGTPADGFTVLSTKSLFLGQKLNLIHSEISNLAGFEVEAIINPTNADIDLKDDLGSTLEKKGGKEFVEAVIELRKKNGPLDIAGAVVSAGHGLPAKFVIHCNSPGWGSDKCEELLEKTVKNCLALADEKKLKSIAFPSIGSGRNGFPKQTAAQLILKAISSYFVSTMSSSIKTVYFVLFDSESIGIYVQEMAKLDAN; from the exons ATGTCCAGCAGGGGTGGAAAGAAGAAGTCAACCAAGACTTCCCGCTCCGCAAAGGCTGGGGTCATATTCCCTGTTGGAAGAATGCTACGTTACATTAAGAAAGGCCACCCGAAGTACAGAATTGGTGTTGGTGCTCCAGTGTACATGGCTGCTGTACTGGAATATCTGACTG CGGAAATTCTTGAATTGGCTGGAAATGCAGCAAGGGACAACAAGAAGGGTCGAGTCACTCCTAGACACATCCTGTTGGCTGTAGCAAATGATGAAGAATTAAatcag ctattGAAAGGGGTCACCATAGCCAGTGGCGGAGTGTTACCCAATATTCATCCAGAGCTGTTGGCAAAGAAGAGGGGAtcaaaaggaaaactggaagCCATCATTACTCCACCTCCAGCAAAGAAGGCAAAGTCTCcatcacagaaaaaaactgtATCGAAGAAAACAGGCGGCAAGAAAGGGGCAAGGAAATCCAAG AAGCAGGGAGAAGTGAGCAAATCAGCCAGTGCTGACAGTACAACAGAGGGAACTCCTGCAGATGGTTTCACAGTCCTGTCCACCAAAAGTCTGTTTCTTGGCCAGAAG ctgaacCTTATTCACAGTGAAATCAGTAATTTAGCCGGCTTCGAGGTGGAGGCCATTATCAATCCTACCAATGCTGACATTGACCTTAAAGATGACCTAG GGAGCACTTTGGAAAAGAAAGGCGGCAAGGAGTTTGTGGAAGCTGTCATTGAGCTTCGCAAAAAGAACGGGCCGTTGGACATAGCTGGAG CTGTTGTCAGTGCTGGCCATGGATTGCCTGCGAAATTTGTGATCCACTGTAATAGCCCAGGTTGGGGCTCAGACAAatgtgaggagctgctggaaaaGACAGTGAAGAACTGCTTGGCTCTGGCTgatgaaaagaagctgaaatcaaTTGCATTTCCTTCAATTGGCAGTGGCAG AAATGGCTTCCCAAAGCAAACAGCTGCTCAGCTGATCCTGAAAGCCATCTCCAGCTATTTTGTGTCAACAATGTCCTCTTCAATCAAGACGGTGTACTTCGTGCTCTTTGACAGCGAGAGTATAGGGATATATGTGCAGGAAATGGCCAAACTAGATGCCAACTAA
- the LOC126050852 gene encoding core histone macro-H2A.1 isoform X4, producing the protein MSSRGGKKKSTKTSRSAKAGVIFPVGRMLRYIKKGHPKYRIGVGAPVYMAAVLEYLTAEILELAGNAARDNKKGRVTPRHILLAVANDEELNQLLKGVTIASGGVLPNIHPELLAKKRGSKGKLEAIITPPPAKKAKSPSQKKTVSKKTGGKKGARKSKKQGEVSKSASADSTTEGTPADGFTVLSTKSLFLGQKLQVVQADIATIDSDAVVHPTNSDFYTGGEVGSTLEKKGGKEFVEAVIELRKKNGPLDIAGAVVSAGHGLPAKFVIHCNSPGWGSDKCEELLEKTVKNCLALADEKKLKSIAFPSIGSGRNGFPKQTAAQLILKAISSYFVSTMSSSIKTVYFVLFDSESIGIYVQEMAKLDAN; encoded by the exons ATGTCCAGCAGGGGTGGAAAGAAGAAGTCAACCAAGACTTCCCGCTCCGCAAAGGCTGGGGTCATATTCCCTGTTGGAAGAATGCTACGTTACATTAAGAAAGGCCACCCGAAGTACAGAATTGGTGTTGGTGCTCCAGTGTACATGGCTGCTGTACTGGAATATCTGACTG CGGAAATTCTTGAATTGGCTGGAAATGCAGCAAGGGACAACAAGAAGGGTCGAGTCACTCCTAGACACATCCTGTTGGCTGTAGCAAATGATGAAGAATTAAatcag ctattGAAAGGGGTCACCATAGCCAGTGGCGGAGTGTTACCCAATATTCATCCAGAGCTGTTGGCAAAGAAGAGGGGAtcaaaaggaaaactggaagCCATCATTACTCCACCTCCAGCAAAGAAGGCAAAGTCTCcatcacagaaaaaaactgtATCGAAGAAAACAGGCGGCAAGAAAGGGGCAAGGAAATCCAAG AAGCAGGGAGAAGTGAGCAAATCAGCCAGTGCTGACAGTACAACAGAGGGAACTCCTGCAGATGGTTTCACAGTCCTGTCCACCAAAAGTCTGTTTCTTGGCCAGAAG TTGCAAGTTGTACAGGCTGACATTGCCACGATCGACAGTGATGCTGTCGTTCACCCGACAAACTCTGACTTCTACACCGGTGGTGAAGTAG GGAGCACTTTGGAAAAGAAAGGCGGCAAGGAGTTTGTGGAAGCTGTCATTGAGCTTCGCAAAAAGAACGGGCCGTTGGACATAGCTGGAG CTGTTGTCAGTGCTGGCCATGGATTGCCTGCGAAATTTGTGATCCACTGTAATAGCCCAGGTTGGGGCTCAGACAAatgtgaggagctgctggaaaaGACAGTGAAGAACTGCTTGGCTCTGGCTgatgaaaagaagctgaaatcaaTTGCATTTCCTTCAATTGGCAGTGGCAG AAATGGCTTCCCAAAGCAAACAGCTGCTCAGCTGATCCTGAAAGCCATCTCCAGCTATTTTGTGTCAACAATGTCCTCTTCAATCAAGACGGTGTACTTCGTGCTCTTTGACAGCGAGAGTATAGGGATATATGTGCAGGAAATGGCCAAACTAGATGCCAACTAA